The Oncorhynchus kisutch isolate 150728-3 linkage group LG20, Okis_V2, whole genome shotgun sequence genome has a segment encoding these proteins:
- the sstr2a gene encoding somatostatin receptor type 2, whose protein sequence is MDPWPLLPSPPNLSLPEPLYYDSYFPGNESDLGSRNDTPDETHQAFDKTSSVVITFIYFTVCAVGLTGNTLVIYVILRYAKMKTVTNIYILNLAVADVLCMLSLPFIAVQLALVHWPFGSVLCRLVMTVDSLNQFTSIFCLTVMSVDRYLAVVHPIKSTKWRKPRVAKIINLTMWGVSLLVNLPIMIFSGLMPNNNQAWACTIVWPEPQGAYQTAFMFYTFLLGFFLPLIVICLCYLLIIIKVKSSGMRVGSTKRKRSERKVTRMVSIVVAMFVLCWLPFYVFNVTSVTGTIDTTPVLKSTFEFVVVLGYANSCANPILYAFLSDNFKKSFQNVLCLKKVAGLDEAERSDSRMERTRMVNDVTAEMHNAALLNGELQTSI, encoded by the exons ATGGATCCCTGGCCTCTCCTTCCGTCGCCCCCCAACCTCTCCCTCCCCGAGCCCCTGTACTACGACAGCTACTTCCCAGGGAACGAGTCTGACCTGGGGTCCCGGAATGACACTCCGGACGAGACCCACCAGGCCTTCGACAAGACCAGCTCCGTAGTCATCACCTTCATCTACTTCACGGTGTGCGCCGTGGGGCTGACCGGCAACACCTTGGTGATCTATGTTATCCTGCGCTACGCCAAGATGAAGACGGTGACTAATATCTATATCCTGAACCTGGCCGTGGCCGACGTCCTCTGTATGCTGAGTCTACCTTTCATCGCTGTGCAGCTGGCCCTGGTCCACTGGCCCTTCGGCTCCGTGCTCTGCCGCCTGGTCATGACTGTGGACTCCCTCAACCAGTTCACCTCCATCTTCTGCCTCACGGTCATGAGCGTCGACCGCTACCTGGCCGTGGTCCACCCCATAAAGTCCACCAAGTGGCGGAAGCCACGCGTGGCTAAGATCATCAACCTGACCATGTGGGGAGTGTCCCTGCTGGTCAACCTGCCAATCATGATCTTCAGCGGTCTGATGCCCAATAATAACCAGGCTTGGGCGTGTACCATTGTGTGGCCGGAGCCTCAGGGGGCCTATCAGACGGCCTTCATGTTCTACACCTTCCTCCTAGGTTTCTTCCTGCCGCTCATCGTCATCTGCCTCTGTTACCTGCTCATCATCATCAAG GTGAAGTCGTCAGGCATGCGCGTGGGCTCCACTAAGCGTAAGCGTTCGGAGAGGAAGGTGACCAGGATGGTGTCCATCGTAGTGGCCATGTTCGTGCTCTGCTGGCTGCCCTTCTACGTGTTCAACGTCACCTCGGTGACCGGCACCATCGACACCACGCCCGTCCTCAAGAGCACCTTTGAGTTTGTGGTGGTGCTGGGCTACGCCAACAGCTGTGCCAACCCCATCCTGTACGCCTTCCTGTCAGACAACTTCAAGAAGAGCTTTCAGAATGTTCTGTGCTTGAAGAAGGTGGCGGGCCTGGATGAGGCGGAGCGCAGCGACAGCCGCATGGAGCGAACGCGCATGGTCAACGACGTCACCGCGGAAATGCACAACGCCGCGCTGCTCAATGGCGAGCTGCAGAccagtatctga